The region TGTGACACTGGCGGCAAGCGCCGAACGCGTGTGGGATTTTATCGGCGGCTTCCAGTCGCTGGCGGAGTGGTCGAGCTCGATCAAGACCAGCTTGCCGGAGCAGGGCGGCCGCGTGCGCCGCCTGAAAACCACGGACGGCGCCATCATCGCCGAACGCCTGCAAAGCTTCAGCGAAGCGGACAAAAGCTACAGCTACACCATCGTCTCGGGTCCGATCCCCGTGAAAAACTACCGTTCCACCCTGCGCGTCACCGGCGAGCCGGGCGCCACCTCCTGCGTGGCCGAATGGTCGAGCCAGTTCGACGCGGCCGAAGGCGTGGAAGAGGTAATGGTCGGCGCCTTCCAGCACCTGTATGAAACGGCGTTTGTCGACCTGAAACGGATCATGGCGATTTGAACTACAGCTCGTAGTTCCCGATGATATCCCTGGCGCGCGCCTGCTTCAGCCACGCCGGGAACTCCTGCATCATGCGGTCGTACAGCTCGGCTTCCGAAATCTGGCGCAGGTCGTCGATGGCGAAAAAATTGGCGTTGTCGATATGGCGGCCGGACAGGTCATCGAGCTTTTCCAGCGCGCCGTAGCTGGAGCCGCCGATGCCGATAAATTGCCAGAAGATCGGCAAGGTGCTGGCCCAGCGGATCAGGAACTGGATTTCGTCGTTGTGCGACACGCCGCCATCCGAAATGAACAGCACGAAGACCGGCGCCTTGGCAGCGATGGCGGGAGCAAATCCTTCCGGAAATACCTTTTTCGACGAGAAAATTCCTTTCTTCTCGGTCACGACAGCCGGTGGCGTCAAACCGGAAAAATGCGTGATCACGTCACGGATCACGGCCGGTTCATTGTTGTAGCCGGCATTCAAGTCGCTCATCCATTGCTGCCAGCCGCCTTTGTCTTTCTTGACATAGTTCTTGAAATTGCCGAAGGTGACATTCGACAGCTGCTTGCTCTTGAGCGCAAAAGCCCACGTCTCCAGTTCCTCGTCGTCATCGAAGTGCACACCGAGGGGAAACACGCGATTGACCACCTCCTGCACCTGCCCGCTGTCATATTGCCCGTACATCGAGCCGGACGCGTCGAGGACAAACGCCACCTTGGCGCGCACCCGCTCCAGCTGGTTCTTGGCCAGCGAGACACCGGCGATTTTTGCCAGCGAGACCAGTTGCGGCGCCTGTTGCTCGAAGCGTTTTTCCAGCGAGACCCTGGCTGGGGCCGCCGCTGCCGGCGTCGCAGTAGCGCCGGCGGGCGCGACGGCGCCGCCGAAATGCACCAGCAGGGCGTCGAGGCCGCCATTGAAACCCTGGCCGTTGACGCCGAGGCGCCAGTCGCCGTCTTTCCGGTACAGCTCGGCGACCATGATCGCCTTTTCGCCGCTGAAGTCCAGGCCGCTCAAGGCAAACACATGTTCGCCCAGGCGAAACTCCAGGCGGCCCAGTTCGCGCATGGTCTGGCTGTGCGCGGGATCGATGGCGGCGGTAAACACCAGCTTGTCGATCCGCGCCGGCAGCCTGGCCAGCTGGACCATGAACTGGCTGTCGGGCACATCGGCCAGCAGGCGGATTTCTTCCTTGGGCGAGGCGGTCTGGTTGTAGAACACCATATACGCCTCGTCGGACAACTTGCCGTTCGCATCAAGGCCGAAACAGCTGACGTCGATATGGAACGGCGCCTTGAGCGTGCACCTGACGGTGATGTCCGCCGCCACCGTACTGCTGTCGAGCTTGAGTTTCTGGCCTTTTTGTAATGACATGCTGGTCCTTGTCCGATAATCGATAGAGTTGCTTTTAAGTATTTAGCGCTTCACTTTGCCGAACGCCTCATCCTTGTTCCACACCGGCATGGTTTTGTCGTTGGCCACTTCGTAGCCCAGGTTCAGGGTGAACTGCGCCTGCTGCACCATGCCCGACAGGTCCCAGGACGGGTTGTATTCATCCGTGACCTGATGGTAGTCTTTCTTGAACGCAACCAGGCGCGCGCTTGATTCTTTCGGGTCCTTGACGAAGTCGAACGAGCCGTCGCCCGAGAACACGGCCGAGCCCACGTTGAAGGCGGGAATGCCGGCCTTGGCAAAGGCGAAATGGTCGGCCCGGTAGAAGGCGCCGGACAGGTCGGGAATGGCCGGTGCCAGGCGCAGGCCCATGCGCTTGGCGACCTTGGCGGCGCTGGCGTACAGGCTGCTGCGCTCGGCGCCGGCGACACCGATGTCGTGCGTCTTGCCGACAAAATTCATGCTGTCGAGATTCAGGTCGGCGGCGGTCCTGGCCAGCGGCCACAGCGGTGCACGCACGTAGGCATTGGCGCCCAGCATGCCGGTTTCCTCGCCGGCAGGCCACAGGAAGATCTGCGTGCGCCGTGCCGGTTGCTTGACGGCCACTTGCGCCATCGCCAGCAGGGCGGCCGCGCCCGAGGCGTTGTCGATCGCGCCGTTATAGATATGGTCGCTGCCGGCTTTGGCGCTACCGTCGTCATCCTTGCCCAGGTGATCCCAGTGCGCTGAGTAAATCACTGCCTCGTCTTTCAACTTCGGATCGGTGCCGGGCACGATGCCGGCCACGTTGAATTGTTCGATGGTACGGATGGTGCTGTTGAGGCTGACCTTGACGGTGGCGTTCAGGGCCACCGGCTTGAAGTCGCGCGTTTCGGCCTGGGCGCGCAGGGCGTCCAGATCCTGGCCCGCTGCCTTGAACAGGGTGCGCGCCATGTCTTCCTGCAGCCAGCCTTCCATCGCATTGCCGCTGCCGGCCAGGTTGAAACGCTCATGGCCGAAACCGTTGGCCGGTACCGACCATGGGTACGAGGCCGACGCCGTCGTGTGGATCAGCAGCACGCCGGCCGCGCCCTGGCGCAGCGCTTCCTCGTATTTGTAGACCCAGCGGCCATACCAGGTCAGCGACTTGCCGGCAAAGCGGTTCGGCTCGCTGGCGGTTGGCTGCGGATCATTGACCATCATGATCACCAGCTTGCCCTTCAGGTCGACGCCCTTGAAGTCGTCCCATTTTTCTTCCGGAGCGTCGATGCCGTAGCCGGCAAACACCACGGGGGCGTCGAACGCCACTTTTTCCTGCCCATTCGACGCGCCAAACACGATGCCCTCGCCAAACTTGGGCGCGATGGTCTTGCCGCCAGCGCTGAAGGTCACGGTGCTGTCGGG is a window of Janthinobacterium sp. J1-1 DNA encoding:
- a CDS encoding SRPBCC family protein, producing the protein MAQVTVSVTLAASAERVWDFIGGFQSLAEWSSSIKTSLPEQGGRVRRLKTTDGAIIAERLQSFSEADKSYSYTIVSGPIPVKNYRSTLRVTGEPGATSCVAEWSSQFDAAEGVEEVMVGAFQHLYETAFVDLKRIMAI
- a CDS encoding VWA domain-containing protein, with product MSLQKGQKLKLDSSTVAADITVRCTLKAPFHIDVSCFGLDANGKLSDEAYMVFYNQTASPKEEIRLLADVPDSQFMVQLARLPARIDKLVFTAAIDPAHSQTMRELGRLEFRLGEHVFALSGLDFSGEKAIMVAELYRKDGDWRLGVNGQGFNGGLDALLVHFGGAVAPAGATATPAAAAPARVSLEKRFEQQAPQLVSLAKIAGVSLAKNQLERVRAKVAFVLDASGSMYGQYDSGQVQEVVNRVFPLGVHFDDDEELETWAFALKSKQLSNVTFGNFKNYVKKDKGGWQQWMSDLNAGYNNEPAVIRDVITHFSGLTPPAVVTEKKGIFSSKKVFPEGFAPAIAAKAPVFVLFISDGGVSHNDEIQFLIRWASTLPIFWQFIGIGGSSYGALEKLDDLSGRHIDNANFFAIDDLRQISEAELYDRMMQEFPAWLKQARARDIIGNYEL
- a CDS encoding M28 family peptidase, with amino-acid sequence MRTSFALAASLALFGTAASAQKLPVVAEAPLRAHLSFLADDLLEGRGTGQRGGDLAVRYLETQAALAGLQPLKDGTYRQGLKIVGSKALPDSTVTFSAGGKTIAPKFGEGIVFGASNGQEKVAFDAPVVFAGYGIDAPEEKWDDFKGVDLKGKLVIMMVNDPQPTASEPNRFAGKSLTWYGRWVYKYEEALRQGAAGVLLIHTTASASYPWSVPANGFGHERFNLAGSGNAMEGWLQEDMARTLFKAAGQDLDALRAQAETRDFKPVALNATVKVSLNSTIRTIEQFNVAGIVPGTDPKLKDEAVIYSAHWDHLGKDDDGSAKAGSDHIYNGAIDNASGAAALLAMAQVAVKQPARRTQIFLWPAGEETGMLGANAYVRAPLWPLARTAADLNLDSMNFVGKTHDIGVAGAERSSLYASAAKVAKRMGLRLAPAIPDLSGAFYRADHFAFAKAGIPAFNVGSAVFSGDGSFDFVKDPKESSARLVAFKKDYHQVTDEYNPSWDLSGMVQQAQFTLNLGYEVANDKTMPVWNKDEAFGKVKR